One window from the genome of Bacillota bacterium encodes:
- a CDS encoding carbohydrate kinase family protein, whose protein sequence is MYDVACVGILVADAIAKTVDKLPARGKLNLVDQLDLYTGGCAVNSGIAMARVGLNVAVIGKIGNDGFGKFIYNTLKEEKVNVDGLVIGPNSSTSASVVLVDSGGERSFLHCLGANAEFTDTDVDFNIIEKSKIVFIAGTMLMPNFDGEPCARVLKKSKEMGKYTALDTAWDSKGRWMKVLEPCMEYIDLFMPSYEEAVQLSGKEEPEDIADVFLSMGVKTAVVKLGKDGCFIKDSGGEKHKIPTYTDIKPVDTTGAGDSFAAGFLTGISKGWSLYECGKFANAVGTHCVMAVGASTGIKSMEEIKAFMAKYE, encoded by the coding sequence ATGTATGATGTAGCATGTGTTGGAATACTTGTTGCAGACGCAATAGCGAAGACGGTTGATAAGTTGCCGGCAAGGGGAAAACTTAATCTGGTAGATCAACTGGACTTGTACACCGGGGGGTGTGCTGTAAATTCAGGTATAGCCATGGCCAGAGTAGGGCTTAATGTGGCTGTTATCGGTAAGATTGGCAATGATGGATTCGGCAAATTTATTTATAATACTCTCAAGGAAGAAAAAGTAAATGTAGATGGCCTGGTGATTGGCCCAAACTCCAGCACATCAGCTTCAGTGGTGTTGGTGGATTCAGGCGGTGAAAGGTCTTTTTTGCATTGTCTTGGTGCAAATGCTGAATTTACTGATACTGATGTAGATTTTAATATAATTGAAAAGTCAAAGATAGTATTTATTGCAGGTACTATGTTAATGCCGAACTTCGATGGGGAACCTTGCGCCAGGGTATTGAAAAAGTCAAAGGAGATGGGTAAATATACAGCACTGGACACTGCATGGGATTCAAAGGGACGTTGGATGAAAGTTCTTGAACCATGCATGGAATATATAGATTTGTTTATGCCCAGTTATGAAGAAGCAGTCCAGCTAAGCGGTAAAGAGGAACCTGAAGATATTGCGGACGTTTTCCTTTCCATGGGAGTCAAAACAGCTGTTGTAAAGCTTGGTAAAGATGGGTGTTTTATTAAAGATTCAGGTGGGGAAAAACACAAGATACCTACATATACCGATATAAAACCTGTTGATACAACAGGGGCGGGGGATTCTTTTGCTGCAGGCTTCTTAACAGGAATTTCAAAAGGTTGGAGCCTTTATGAATGCGGGAAATTTGCCAATGCTGTTGGTACACACTGCGTCATGGCAGTAGGAGCATCCACGGGCATAAAGAGTATGGAAGAAATAAAGGCTTTTATGGCAAAATATGAATAG
- a CDS encoding hydroxyacid dehydrogenase, with translation MVKAVFMSQGRNRELIDRVYTRESISKISKYAVIYPELVAKENLGDHKEYLKDVEVVFSTWGMPVLSEEEIEQYLPELKAVFYAAGSVQHFARPFLSKGITIVSAWVANAVPVAEYTLAQILLANKGFFQNALKTKKDFHSAKKYSEMFTGNYFAKVGILGAGMIGTKVIELLRHFNIEVLVYDPFLSDERAEKLGVRKCTLVEIFSQCQTISNHIANLPATVGMLNREHFSNMLPNATFINTGRGAQVVEKDLIEALKAVPTRTAVLDVTDPEPPALDSELRKMENVILTSHIAGSMGREVERMGCYIVEEFIRYVEGKELKYSVTLKMLETMA, from the coding sequence ATGGTAAAAGCAGTGTTCATGTCGCAAGGGCGTAACAGGGAATTGATAGACAGGGTCTACACCCGGGAAAGTATAAGTAAGATAAGTAAATATGCAGTAATATACCCTGAGTTGGTTGCGAAGGAAAACCTGGGGGATCACAAAGAGTACCTCAAGGACGTGGAGGTTGTATTTTCGACATGGGGTATGCCTGTGCTATCGGAAGAAGAAATTGAGCAATACCTTCCCGAGCTGAAGGCAGTGTTCTATGCAGCAGGTAGCGTCCAACACTTTGCCCGCCCGTTCCTTAGTAAAGGTATAACCATAGTAAGCGCATGGGTAGCAAATGCAGTACCGGTTGCCGAGTATACGCTGGCGCAGATCCTATTGGCAAACAAGGGCTTTTTCCAGAATGCCCTCAAAACAAAAAAGGATTTTCATTCAGCAAAGAAGTATTCGGAGATGTTCACTGGCAATTATTTTGCCAAAGTGGGAATACTAGGGGCAGGTATGATAGGAACAAAGGTCATAGAGCTTTTAAGGCATTTTAACATCGAAGTACTGGTATACGATCCGTTTCTTTCCGATGAAAGGGCAGAGAAACTGGGAGTGAGGAAATGCACTCTGGTTGAGATTTTCTCCCAATGCCAGACAATATCAAACCACATAGCAAACCTTCCAGCCACAGTAGGAATGCTCAATAGGGAGCATTTCAGCAACATGCTGCCGAACGCCACATTTATAAATACCGGACGGGGCGCCCAGGTAGTAGAGAAGGATTTAATCGAGGCATTGAAAGCAGTACCCACAAGGACGGCTGTTCTTGACGTGACTGATCCTGAGCCTCCAGCACTTGACAGTGAACTTCGAAAAATGGAGAATGTAATTCTCACATCTCACATAGCCGGCAGCATGGGCAGAGAAGTTGAAAGGATGGGATGCTATATTGTAGAAGAATTTATACGTTATGTGGAGGGTAAAGAGCTGAAGTACAGTGTGACACTGAAAATGCTGGAGACGATGGCGTAA
- a CDS encoding glycoside hydrolase family 127 protein has translation MCFYRTNGGESNIFGLEPNYGCCTANLSQPWPKLAMSIFMQSQDGLAVPIYAPCTVKTSVNNAKVSITLDTGYPFRESLDFKVTVDRETGFALWLRVPGWAEGACLKIGGRSISLKNGDYYRLEQVWSGETSFTLHFPMHPRIVSRPNNLYAVTRGPLVYSLPIAERWVRINRDIPGREPPHCDYEIYPATPWNYGLCLDKNNPESGIRFEELPIGDCPFSPGGAPVVAHVRGKKVDWDKKNGCAAPYPGMDRVSNEEEELRLIPYGCTNLRMTEMPLL, from the coding sequence ATGTGCTTTTACCGCACCAACGGAGGAGAATCAAACATATTCGGGCTTGAACCAAATTATGGATGCTGCACGGCAAACCTCAGCCAACCCTGGCCAAAGCTTGCCATGTCTATTTTTATGCAAAGCCAGGACGGACTGGCTGTTCCAATCTACGCACCCTGTACAGTAAAAACTTCAGTAAACAATGCAAAGGTTTCTATAACCCTAGATACCGGGTACCCTTTCCGCGAATCCCTGGATTTTAAGGTAACGGTTGACCGTGAGACTGGATTTGCACTATGGCTGAGAGTGCCTGGATGGGCTGAAGGTGCCTGTCTAAAAATCGGGGGGCGCTCAATTTCCTTGAAGAATGGAGATTATTACCGTCTTGAGCAAGTATGGAGTGGGGAAACCTCCTTTACTCTTCACTTCCCAATGCATCCCCGTATTGTAAGCCGGCCCAATAATCTCTATGCCGTAACCCGGGGTCCTCTGGTATACTCGCTTCCCATTGCGGAACGCTGGGTAAGAATTAACCGGGATATCCCAGGCCGCGAGCCTCCTCACTGTGATTACGAAATATATCCTGCTACACCGTGGAATTATGGCCTGTGTCTTGATAAAAATAATCCAGAATCCGGCATCCGGTTTGAGGAACTTCCTATAGGAGACTGTCCCTTTTCTCCCGGGGGAGCCCCGGTAGTAGCCCATGTTCGTGGTAAAAAGGTAGATTGGGACAAGAAAAACGGTTGTGCTGCCCCCTACCCTGGAATGGATCGGGTTTCCAATGAAGAAGAAGAACTCCGGCTTATCCCTTACGGCTGCACAAACCTCCGCATGACTGAAATGCCGCTTTTATAA
- a CDS encoding ATP-binding cassette domain-containing protein, producing MPCSIHNLVQARICLILLRWCGKSTFLKFCSHLISPTVGTITFKDKSITEYSPTELRKRIVYCFQTPYLFGDTVIENINFPFSIRNVKPDTEKINELFSMFHRYVVFCKVEDYFIKVVYIP from the coding sequence TTGCCGTGCAGCATCCATAATTTGGTTCAAGCCCGAATATGTTTGATTCTCCTCCGTTGGTGCGGTAAAAGCACATTTCTTAAATTTTGCAGCCATTTAATCAGTCCCACCGTTGGTACTATAACCTTCAAAGACAAAAGTATTACCGAATACAGCCCTACGGAATTGAGGAAAAGGATAGTATATTGTTTCCAAACACCTTATCTTTTTGGTGATACAGTAATAGAAAACATCAACTTCCCTTTTTCTATAAGAAATGTAAAACCTGATACCGAAAAGATAAATGAACTGTTTTCAATGTTTCATAGGTATGTTGTTTTCTGTAAAGTAGAGGATTATTTTATCAAAGTTGTTTACATCCCTTGA
- a CDS encoding beta-N-acetylhexosaminidase, which produces MKLSFKGDISGLNKGIEIFSGMFGFEVCPEGLEINVEKVQNNLISVVKKGKSAVIKYKERIYFFRALGLLIEAFQEADTFEIQEEPQFTMNGVMFDVSQGNAVINIDNVKKIIRYMAAMGLNMLMLYSEDSYEIKDQPYFGYMRSKYSYEEMKEIDDYAYAFGIEVIPCIQTLAHLIDVLKWGCYNDIKEDDDTLLVGYEKTYEFIEKMIAAACEPFRTKRIHIGMDEAWKLGQGNYLKLNGYRNKFDIMNEHLTYVLKITEKYGLKPMIWSDMYFRAASRTGDYYDINSVIPKEVIDMVPKGVQLVYWDYYHSDEDFYNEWIKRHREFGSDPIFAGGLWSWTGFTLNYGITYANTNAALNACKKQGIKEVFATIWGDDTTECNIYTNMVGLQLFAEHGYSKVLDEEKLKKRFKFCTGTDYDDFISVKYIDEVPGTQNGNTNNRNTSKYLMWQDVLLGLFDKNIEGLPLSSHYNDLAKKLSVYAGRNGDLNFVFEYLRRVSLVLELKAEMGIRITNAYRNKNNVVLEELAQKELPELIKRVKNLREYHRSLWMMINKPSGWEILDLRYGALLMRLDTAIARINDYLQGKIDRIEELEHERLYFNGVEGLVQCNVYNRMPSPSRISITTFYSFM; this is translated from the coding sequence ATGAAGCTTTCATTTAAAGGAGATATTTCTGGTCTTAATAAAGGGATTGAAATATTTTCCGGCATGTTTGGTTTTGAAGTATGCCCGGAAGGTCTTGAGATTAATGTAGAAAAGGTTCAGAATAATCTTATAAGTGTTGTAAAAAAGGGAAAGTCTGCAGTTATTAAGTATAAAGAAAGAATTTATTTTTTCAGAGCTCTTGGACTGTTGATAGAAGCCTTCCAGGAAGCAGATACTTTTGAGATACAGGAAGAGCCTCAGTTTACTATGAATGGTGTTATGTTCGATGTATCACAGGGTAATGCCGTAATAAATATTGATAATGTAAAAAAGATAATCAGATATATGGCAGCCATGGGCCTGAATATGCTTATGCTGTACTCTGAAGACAGTTATGAGATAAAGGATCAACCATATTTTGGATATATGAGATCAAAATACAGCTATGAAGAGATGAAAGAGATAGACGACTATGCTTATGCTTTCGGAATTGAGGTAATACCGTGCATACAGACACTTGCACATTTGATAGATGTTTTAAAGTGGGGATGTTACAACGATATTAAAGAAGATGACGATACACTCTTGGTAGGTTATGAAAAGACTTACGAGTTTATTGAAAAAATGATAGCTGCAGCATGCGAACCTTTTAGGACAAAAAGGATCCATATAGGCATGGATGAAGCATGGAAACTTGGACAGGGAAACTACCTCAAGTTAAACGGCTATCGCAATAAATTTGACATAATGAACGAACATCTTACGTATGTGCTTAAGATAACAGAAAAATACGGGTTGAAGCCGATGATATGGAGCGACATGTATTTCAGAGCAGCATCCAGAACAGGGGACTATTATGACATAAACTCTGTTATACCAAAAGAAGTGATTGACATGGTACCAAAAGGGGTTCAGCTTGTTTACTGGGATTACTACCACTCGGATGAGGATTTTTACAACGAGTGGATAAAGAGGCACAGGGAGTTTGGGTCTGATCCAATATTCGCAGGAGGTCTATGGAGCTGGACAGGTTTCACACTTAATTATGGTATAACCTATGCTAACACAAATGCTGCACTCAACGCTTGCAAGAAGCAGGGAATAAAAGAGGTATTTGCAACAATATGGGGCGATGATACTACCGAGTGCAATATATATACCAACATGGTAGGGTTACAGCTTTTTGCCGAACATGGGTATTCCAAAGTGCTGGATGAAGAGAAATTGAAGAAAAGGTTCAAATTCTGTACGGGGACAGACTATGATGACTTCATAAGCGTTAAATACATTGACGAGGTACCTGGAACCCAAAATGGCAACACTAATAACAGGAACACGAGTAAATACCTTATGTGGCAGGATGTTCTCCTTGGCCTATTTGACAAGAATATTGAGGGGTTACCCTTAAGCAGTCATTACAATGATTTAGCGAAAAAGCTAAGCGTGTATGCTGGAAGGAATGGGGATTTAAATTTTGTTTTTGAGTATTTGAGAAGAGTAAGTCTAGTATTGGAACTAAAGGCTGAAATGGGGATAAGGATAACAAATGCCTACAGAAATAAAAATAACGTGGTACTTGAGGAGTTAGCCCAAAAAGAGCTACCTGAACTGATAAAAAGGGTGAAGAACTTAAGAGAATATCACAGAAGTTTATGGATGATGATCAACAAACCATCTGGATGGGAGATACTTGATCTCAGGTATGGTGCACTGCTTATGAGGCTTGATACTGCCATAGCGAGAATTAACGACTATCTGCAGGGTAAGATAGACCGGATAGAGGAACTGGAGCATGAAAGGCTTTACTTTAATGGGGTGGAAGGCTTGGTTCAGTGTAATGTTTATAACAGGATGCCATCTCCCAGCCGGATATCTATAACGACTTTCTATTCATTCATGTAG
- a CDS encoding carbohydrate ABC transporter permease, with product MKDTIYKLLTWLVVLLFTIIIGIPFFIMISASLQTMKEIYSPELLLFPQKPQFINYIKAMTNGSWGRYFFNSIYITIIVVIISLFINSMTGYVFARIKFKGRHLLFVLLLIGMMIPPQVTMVPLFIMMKRFPLAGGNNILGIGGRGLINTYAGLIIPFIAGSFGVFLCRQFYITFPQDIDNSARIDGCSRFMTFVRIYLPLSKPILASLGILKFTGTWNEYTWPLIMTNSDSMKTVQIALTMFRDEAEIIWNQLMAATVVSSFIIYVLFICLQKYFIAGILSGSVKE from the coding sequence ATGAAAGACACCATATATAAATTGTTAACCTGGCTTGTGGTATTGCTGTTTACCATTATCATAGGAATACCGTTTTTTATTATGATTTCGGCATCTCTTCAGACAATGAAAGAGATATATTCGCCGGAGTTGTTGTTATTTCCCCAAAAACCCCAATTCATTAACTATATTAAAGCAATGACAAATGGTTCTTGGGGCAGATACTTCTTTAACAGTATATATATTACTATAATTGTAGTTATTATAAGCCTTTTCATCAATTCCATGACAGGATATGTTTTTGCCCGCATCAAATTTAAGGGCAGACATTTATTATTTGTGCTGCTGCTCATAGGTATGATGATTCCACCCCAGGTTACAATGGTCCCGCTTTTTATTATGATGAAAAGATTTCCCCTTGCAGGCGGGAACAATATATTAGGTATAGGCGGAAGGGGATTAATAAACACATACGCCGGGCTTATAATACCGTTTATTGCCGGCTCTTTCGGTGTTTTTCTTTGCCGGCAGTTTTATATAACTTTTCCTCAAGATATTGATAATTCGGCCAGGATTGATGGGTGCAGCAGGTTTATGACGTTTGTTAGAATATATCTGCCTCTTTCTAAACCAATCCTGGCATCGCTGGGTATACTAAAATTTACAGGAACATGGAATGAATATACATGGCCACTTATAATGACCAACTCTGACAGCATGAAAACTGTTCAAATAGCTCTTACAATGTTCAGGGATGAAGCAGAGATTATATGGAACCAGCTCATGGCTGCAACAGTTGTGTCCAGCTTTATAATATACGTTCTATTTATATGCTTGCAGAAATATTTTATAGCGGGCATTTTAAGCGGCAGTGTAAAGGAGTAA
- a CDS encoding sugar ABC transporter permease, which yields MTKKKIKIRSDDIEAYAMITPFFAFFILFVLVPIVTNFINSFTNYDLGKTRDFVGLNNYIKLFSDKDFLRSIWNTLIYAAFSVVPLMVFGFIAAVAVNGMSKVFYMVRALYIFPYVTSMVAVSMVWLYMYEPTTGIFNKILIALGFQPLKWLFDEHLALPCLIIMNIWKNIGYVMIIYLAGLANIPASLYEAGKVDGASQFAMLFKITVPMVSPISFFIFVTTCIESFKTFEQVRIMTGGGPINSTTTIVHQIYMRAFSEYKMGYASAMSIVLLVIIFGITLLNMRIGEGKEQED from the coding sequence ATGACCAAAAAAAAGATCAAAATCAGAAGCGATGATATAGAAGCATATGCCATGATAACACCCTTTTTTGCCTTTTTTATCCTTTTTGTATTGGTGCCTATAGTTACTAATTTTATAAATAGTTTTACAAACTACGACCTTGGAAAAACAAGGGATTTTGTTGGCTTGAATAACTATATTAAATTATTCAGTGATAAGGACTTTCTCCGTTCCATATGGAATACTTTAATTTACGCAGCATTTAGTGTAGTGCCTCTCATGGTTTTTGGCTTTATTGCCGCAGTTGCAGTTAACGGGATGTCAAAAGTATTTTATATGGTAAGAGCGCTTTATATATTTCCTTATGTGACCTCCATGGTTGCAGTGTCCATGGTATGGCTTTATATGTACGAACCTACAACGGGAATATTTAACAAAATACTTATAGCTTTAGGATTTCAACCTTTAAAGTGGTTATTTGATGAACACCTGGCATTACCATGCCTTATTATTATGAATATCTGGAAAAATATAGGATATGTGATGATAATTTACCTGGCAGGGCTTGCAAATATTCCTGCAAGCTTATATGAAGCAGGCAAAGTTGACGGTGCTTCGCAATTTGCAATGCTATTCAAAATTACCGTACCCATGGTATCACCAATTTCCTTTTTTATATTTGTTACAACTTGTATCGAATCCTTTAAAACCTTTGAACAGGTACGGATTATGACTGGCGGGGGGCCAATCAACAGCACTACGACAATTGTTCATCAAATATATATGCGCGCTTTTAGCGAGTATAAAATGGGGTATGCATCGGCAATGTCCATAGTACTTTTGGTAATTATTTTTGGAATTACCCTTTTAAATATGCGCATTGGAGAAGGAAAAGAGCAGGAGGATTGA
- a CDS encoding ABC transporter substrate-binding protein, producing MKKIKRIITVSLVIMMVLANLILFSSCGSKNDNNYNKDIVTLTFLRIGNDTPEADYWKSLIKEFELKNPNIKIQYDDAAIGEPMETKLNTLFAGGAGPDIIGHGIISVANRVEAGHYQPITDYYSKWEGKDDIMESVLANGTYKGEIYGLAYSTTPFVFAYRKDMFEEAGIDPEKPPRTWDELRDYARLLTVKEGDRITRAGFAFPMAAGNFVEFDVFVFGNGGKYVDDDGMPIINTPEKAEAFEFLKSFIDEVNIPYNSNEVNPFIKGNAAMTLINNVALRPMLEDADLKEKVAIAVPPYNKKKASFCGCNMLFMGSGCKNRDEAWKFIEMALTKEQVLERSKRLNIPVTRKSLVDEFAKLDPYNSVRAECVEVGIGMPRTTWSPRFQTLRNEMVQKVLYSKVSIEEALNEAQNKLLEDIKK from the coding sequence ATGAAGAAAATAAAGAGAATAATAACAGTATCATTAGTAATTATGATGGTTTTAGCAAATTTAATACTTTTTTCCTCTTGTGGAAGCAAAAATGATAATAATTATAATAAAGATATAGTAACATTAACCTTTTTACGTATAGGTAACGATACACCTGAAGCGGATTATTGGAAATCTCTTATCAAAGAATTCGAATTAAAGAACCCAAATATCAAAATCCAATATGATGATGCTGCGATAGGTGAACCCATGGAAACCAAACTTAACACACTTTTTGCAGGAGGTGCAGGTCCTGATATTATCGGGCATGGTATTATTTCTGTAGCAAACAGGGTTGAAGCAGGTCATTATCAGCCTATTACGGATTACTATTCAAAATGGGAAGGCAAGGACGATATAATGGAAAGTGTACTTGCCAATGGTACCTATAAGGGCGAAATATATGGTCTTGCATATTCTACCACACCGTTTGTCTTTGCATATCGCAAGGATATGTTTGAAGAAGCCGGCATTGACCCCGAAAAACCACCAAGAACATGGGATGAGCTAAGAGATTATGCCAGGCTTCTGACTGTAAAGGAAGGTGACAGGATAACTCGGGCAGGTTTTGCATTTCCAATGGCAGCAGGAAATTTTGTTGAATTCGATGTTTTTGTTTTCGGCAACGGCGGTAAATATGTTGATGACGATGGCATGCCTATAATTAATACACCTGAAAAAGCAGAAGCTTTCGAGTTTTTGAAGAGCTTTATTGACGAAGTAAATATCCCGTACAACAGCAATGAAGTAAATCCTTTTATTAAAGGAAATGCTGCCATGACACTGATAAATAACGTTGCTTTGCGGCCTATGCTGGAAGATGCCGATTTGAAAGAGAAAGTGGCTATCGCTGTACCGCCGTATAACAAAAAGAAGGCATCATTCTGTGGGTGTAACATGCTCTTTATGGGCTCCGGATGTAAAAATAGAGATGAGGCATGGAAATTCATTGAAATGGCTTTAACGAAGGAACAGGTGCTTGAACGCAGTAAAAGGCTAAATATACCTGTTACGAGGAAATCCCTTGTTGACGAATTCGCAAAGCTGGATCCATACAATTCGGTAAGGGCCGAATGTGTTGAGGTTGGTATAGGCATGCCCAGGACTACCTGGTCTCCCAGGTTCCAGACCTTGAGGAATGAAATGGTACAAAAAGTGCTTTATTCAAAGGTATCAATTGAAGAGGCTTTAAATGAAGCACAAAACAAATTACTGGAAGATATAAAAAAATGA
- a CDS encoding Gfo/Idh/MocA family oxidoreductase, whose product MALKIGIVGMGGIGNLHAECYNKDPLAELTAVCDIIKEKADAAAERHGVKAYYSLKEMLKAHPELDIIDVTTSGYENGSWHYVPVMEAIDAGKHVLVEKPISNDISEAREMVRFAAEKDVYLGCNLNHYFTQPADKAKQYIKEGKVGEPVYCLHKMGFNGGEATYGGVGSPRWQRPYSHVKAFLAHPFSVMRYFCGDITHVQAFMNKPGVRKSADDLMLSINSIHVRFENGSVGYLLSQRGDAMFGLGGWWSFEMAGTKGTFCIENCVEKLTFWASPKPGEKEAPAPEVFNTGITDFNSTFPTRLHAFLEDITNGVPKEFIRASGRDALATLEYTFAAITSYEEGGALVRPNRLPNIHGHPSVVW is encoded by the coding sequence ATGGCTCTAAAAATAGGTATAGTAGGAATGGGCGGCATAGGAAATCTCCATGCTGAGTGTTATAACAAAGACCCTCTCGCAGAGCTTACGGCAGTATGCGATATTATAAAAGAAAAGGCAGATGCTGCTGCTGAAAGGCATGGGGTTAAGGCATACTACAGCTTGAAGGAAATGCTGAAAGCCCATCCTGAGTTAGATATTATTGATGTTACCACCAGCGGTTATGAAAATGGCAGCTGGCACTATGTTCCTGTTATGGAAGCTATTGATGCAGGAAAGCATGTCCTGGTAGAAAAACCCATATCCAATGATATTAGTGAAGCAAGGGAAATGGTACGCTTTGCGGCAGAAAAGGATGTTTACCTTGGATGTAATTTAAACCACTATTTCACCCAGCCGGCAGATAAAGCGAAACAATATATAAAAGAGGGAAAAGTTGGTGAGCCGGTATATTGCCTTCATAAAATGGGCTTTAACGGCGGGGAGGCAACTTATGGAGGAGTAGGAAGCCCAAGGTGGCAGCGCCCGTATTCCCATGTAAAGGCGTTTCTTGCCCATCCTTTTAGTGTTATGCGCTATTTTTGCGGAGATATTACGCATGTACAGGCATTTATGAATAAACCCGGTGTAAGGAAAAGCGCAGATGACCTGATGCTTTCTATCAACAGCATACATGTCCGCTTTGAAAACGGAAGTGTAGGATATTTACTGTCCCAGCGCGGTGATGCGATGTTTGGCCTGGGAGGCTGGTGGAGCTTTGAAATGGCAGGTACAAAAGGCACTTTTTGTATTGAAAACTGTGTTGAAAAACTTACCTTCTGGGCATCGCCAAAGCCTGGGGAGAAGGAAGCGCCGGCTCCTGAAGTTTTCAATACGGGAATTACCGATTTTAACTCAACCTTCCCCACAAGGCTCCATGCATTCCTTGAAGATATTACGAACGGGGTGCCAAAGGAATTTATAAGGGCATCAGGCAGGGATGCTTTGGCAACACTGGAATATACATTTGCTGCAATAACTTCTTATGAAGAAGGCGGCGCACTAGTACGGCCCAACAGGTTGCCTAACATCCACGGCCATCCGTCTGTTGTGTGGTAA
- a CDS encoding helix-turn-helix transcriptional regulator, translated as MAVLGKEENILDFEDRDFPIAIMDTEHHGKVWLHSHSFFEIVYIDKGFSMHSCNDETTILTSGDLFTIRPGEVHAYISAHHTYLYNCLFYMEALDGFSSEIVKLPGMSQILGERQSKWEKLHLDFAERREVLLCLEKMKWEQVNRGIGWELNMKSLLVSFLVLYSRLYSNHYSGTNVNNKVYLPHIYNALKFMEENYQRDFLMKEMASMVKLSPDYISRQFKNAVGLSPVEYLRNYRIAKAMEKLKTTNMPVAEIARSAGFGDISNFSRQFKQVVGVSPTVFRKNEEN; from the coding sequence ATGGCTGTTTTGGGAAAAGAAGAAAACATCCTGGATTTTGAAGATAGAGACTTTCCTATTGCAATTATGGATACGGAACATCATGGCAAGGTATGGTTGCACAGCCATTCCTTCTTTGAAATAGTTTATATTGACAAAGGTTTTTCCATGCATTCATGCAATGATGAAACAACCATCCTTACATCCGGCGATTTATTTACCATAAGGCCCGGTGAAGTACATGCATATATAAGCGCCCATCATACCTATTTATACAATTGCCTGTTTTATATGGAGGCTTTAGACGGATTTTCTTCAGAAATCGTTAAACTACCCGGTATGAGCCAGATACTGGGCGAACGGCAGTCTAAATGGGAAAAACTTCATTTGGATTTTGCTGAAAGGCGTGAAGTTTTACTTTGCCTTGAAAAAATGAAGTGGGAACAGGTTAACCGCGGTATTGGATGGGAACTTAATATGAAAAGCCTTTTGGTAAGTTTTTTGGTATTGTACTCAAGACTATACAGCAACCATTATTCCGGTACAAATGTAAATAACAAAGTGTACTTGCCTCATATTTATAACGCTTTAAAGTTTATGGAGGAGAACTACCAGCGGGATTTCTTAATGAAAGAAATGGCAAGCATGGTCAAATTATCACCTGACTATATATCGCGTCAATTTAAAAATGCAGTGGGTTTATCTCCTGTTGAATACTTGCGTAATTACAGAATTGCAAAGGCCATGGAAAAACTTAAAACAACAAATATGCCTGTTGCGGAGATTGCAAGGAGTGCAGGATTTGGTGATATAAGCAATTTTTCACGGCAATTTAAGCAAGTTGTGGGTGTTTCACCTACAGTATTTCGTAAAAATGAAGAAAATTAA